The proteins below come from a single Canis aureus isolate CA01 chromosome 14, VMU_Caureus_v.1.0, whole genome shotgun sequence genomic window:
- the DCUN1D4 gene encoding DCN1-like protein 4 isoform X8, producing MPRAARSLPAPRTRAFSPADRASPGSPSGPPGAPLVPRAGAVPRTSSRVGGRGGPSPARRFRAGALASRGARPACLRRWPRPQGKCSVLHRLAQRFAGAEARRGPGTDSDAGCRVAPASVTPGVRAGGAGDSRARPREDRLDGVRVCFLGRADRPALGLFGRRWSRNFQLNSHLSTLANIHKIYHTLNKLNLTEDVGQDDHPTDLFIYP from the exons ATGCCGCGCGCCGCTCGCAGCCTCCCGGCGCCGCGAACTCGTGCGTTCTCCCCGGCGGACCGCGCGAGCCCCGGGAGCCCCTCTGGTCCCCCGGGAGCCCCTCTGGTCCCCCGGGCCGGGGCGGTTCCCCGGACCTCCTCCCGCGTCGGCGGGCGGGGAGGACCGAGCCCAGCGCGGCGCTTCCGCGCCGGGGCTCTTGCCTCTCGAGGGGCTCGCCCCGCCTGCCTGCGGCGGTGGCCGCGTCCGCAGGGTAAATGCTCGGTCCTCCACCgtctggcgcagcggtttgcggGCGCGGAGGCGCGGCGCGGCCCGGGCACAGATTCGGACGCCGGGTGTCGGGTGGCTCCGGCGTCCGTGACCCCCGGGGTACGGGCTGGGGGCGCAGGGGACTCCCGTGCACGCCCCCGTGAAGACCGTCTAGATGGTGTGCGCGTGTGTTTCCTGGGCCGTGCGGACCGCCCAGCGCTGGGACTCTTTGGGAGAAGATGGTCTAGAA acttccAGCTGAACTCTCATCTCTCAACACTGGCAAATATTCATAAGATCTACCACACTCTTAATAAGCTA AATCTAACAGAAGACGTTGGCCAAGACGATCACCCAACAG